The genomic window CCACCCAACTAGAGTGCCAATAGTTAGTGTGAACTAACTGGTATGTAATCTCATTTTTTACTTGAAATTTGAGGAAATTATCCACAAATTCTGGCAAATATTCAAAAATTTCATCTCGCGGCACAAACTCAAGCGGGCCAGCTTTTAAACGAATAGTTCGACAATTGTCGCTATGTTCAATAATCAAGTCTTGCTCCAGACTCACTTTGCGGGTAAACATATCAACTTGCCATCCTAGCCGCGCTAGTGCTTCACCCACGTGGCGCACATAAACATTTTGTCCCCCAGCTTCTTCTTTCCCTATTTCAATCGCCGGGTCTCCGTGGACGGAAATCAAGGCAATACGTTTTTCGGTGGTAGAGTTCATAGTTTGTGTGGTGCTGATTTTAACAAAGTTTTAGGCTGTTCCAAGTCCGTGTATAGCACACTTTTCTGAATTGTTTAGAAACTTTGATTAATATTGATTTTAATTTATTATGTCTAATATTTTTTTACATCCTCTACCAGAAGTATACTCTTAGAGCAAATAGAAATATTTAATTTCTTTAGATAGATAAAATTACTATAGTTATATTTAATACTTTTGATAGATGAAAATTATATTTTTTTTCTTGTGGAGATAAAATTCCATAGATGAGATGCATTGACGTGAGTTCGACGAAGTTACAGTCGGAGTCAGGATTAAAAAAGGTTTTTTATCAGGCTTGTAGACCAAAGCACGTAGCTTACTAATTTGCAATCCGCTGTAAAAAGCAGCCACAGGCAGAGCAGGTAAACCTTTTAGGTCAATATTTAAAGAAGGTTTCTTTTTTTAGTAGACTGTGGCAGAAGTTTGCCTACCTTTAACCAGTTGCTCAGAACAACTTGTCTAGTTAATTGAGATGGTAGCCGGATTTACGGCAGGCTGTACTAGTAAGTATAAGCAACCAGCCCAGCTAAAAGATTGACCACACAATTAAGTACACCTAGTATTACACGTATTAAAAAAACATTATTTTTTAAAGGTATCGTTGCGATCGCCAAATAAATTACTGAGGCTAAAAAATGTTGTATTTTTTACTTAAAATATCATTAACAATCGCTGCGTATAAATCAACTCCGATTAATTATCCTTGGTATTTGATAATCAGGTATAATTTAAAACTAAAAAATGCCTACTTCTCACATTGAAGTTCAGACCAGTTACCACAGTCAACTCACCCTGTTGAACTCACGTTGTATTAAGTAGTAAGAATAACTGTTAAATATTGATGCAAAATTGGGTACTTTCTGGAATTTGCTTCGGAAAGTTTCAGATTATATTTTTAATCATTAATAAATTTCAGGAGCAAATCAGGTGTTTACTTCAACCTTACTCGCTGCTGCAACCACACCTCTGCAATGGAGTCCAACAGTTGGACTGATTATCATTATTGCCAATATCATTGCCATTGTCATTGGCAAATCTACCATCAAGTATCCCAACGCAGAACCAAAACTACCCTCAGTCAATTTCCTGGGTAATTTTAGTTTACCAGCCCTTTTAGCAAGTACCGCCTTTGGTCATATTTTAGGAGTGGGCGCTGTCTTAGGGCTGCATAACCTGGGAAGAATTTAGGTTCTTACCCAAGTTAGCCTTTATTTGATGATTCTTTTGTCTCCAGCTTTGAGCCAGAAAGTTAGTTCTCTGGCTCTTTATTTATTGAATACTGAGTTTTAATGTCTTAAATAGTGAGTGCAATCATAAGATATGGCTCTATTGTATTGAAGGGCGATCGCTCTGACTTCTTTAGTGTGGCTTAATATCTTTACCCATTCTCAATTGAGTGTTAGATAGTCTATTGTTTATAGCGCAGATATATGTATCCACAGTACATGTTGTATCAAAATTAATATCAGCAAATACTGCTCAGTTTAGATTCCCGACTTCTTAAAGAAGCCGGGAATCTTGGTGTCCAAAAATGATTTAAGATTGCTATAGGTTGAATATAGCTAAATTCTACCTAAAAAATCTTTGGTGTGGGCAAACAACCCAATAATTGCAAAATAAACTGGGCTATTTGCCCACCGGATGATTGAGAATTTTCAACAATCTGTCAAAAACATTTGTGCCTCAAATCAACCTATACTCTAACTACAGCCTATGCAATTAAGAGTGACTTTCTAGCGGATCAGCAACATATTTGAATGTTGGCTCCGAATTCCAAGGGCCACGCTCATCTTTACCATTACCGTTTGTAGATAGGTTGTAGTAAAGAGCAACAGTTTCATCTGGCTTAACATTACCAAAGAATGGATCTGTCAACTTACCCAGTGAATCTAGAGCTTTCATAAACATCTGAGTATGAGAAATTTCTCGTGTTAACAGATGGACTAAAGTCTCTTGGGTTCCTTGGTCGGTTGCCAACTTGATCAATGCTTCGTAAGTCTGACGAGCACCGGCTTCTGCTGCAATGTTAGCTCTCAAATCACGCACTACATCTCCGCCTTCATTTAAGTAACTTGCAGTCCAAGTATTACCCTGGCTATCTAGAAAATGAGGCCCCATCCCTCGAACTGCAAATAGAGTGCTCTTAAAAGCCTCTGTTTGATCCACATTTTTGGTATGAGCTTCGATGAGTTTACCAACCATTTCTAAATGGCCGAATTCCTCGAGCGCAATATCTTGGAGCATATCTCTAATTCCAGCATTTTCAACATGGAATGATTGAACCCAATATTGCAGGGCTGCGCTAAGTTCTCCAGTAGCTCCACCAAACTGCTCTAGAAGTAATTGAGCATAACGAGGATTTGGTTCACTAATCTTTACTGTATGGATCGGGTCTTTTTTGTGA from Nostoc sp. UHCC 0926 includes these protein-coding regions:
- the psaK gene encoding photosystem I reaction center subunit PsaK, with product MFTSTLLAAATTPLQWSPTVGLIIIIANIIAIVIGKSTIKYPNAEPKLPSVNFLGNFSLPALLASTAFGHILGVGAVLGLHNLGRI
- a CDS encoding manganese catalase family protein — its product is MFFHKKDPIHTVKISEPNPRYAQLLLEQFGGATGELSAALQYWVQSFHVENAGIRDMLQDIALEEFGHLEMVGKLIEAHTKNVDQTEAFKSTLFAVRGMGPHFLDSQGNTWTASYLNEGGDVVRDLRANIAAEAGARQTYEALIKLATDQGTQETLVHLLTREISHTQMFMKALDSLGKLTDPFFGNVKPDETVALYYNLSTNGNGKDERGPWNSEPTFKYVADPLESHS